The following proteins are co-located in the Poecile atricapillus isolate bPoeAtr1 chromosome 2, bPoeAtr1.hap1, whole genome shotgun sequence genome:
- the STAM gene encoding signal transducing adapter molecule 1 produces MPLFATNPFDQDVEKATSEMNTAEDWGLILDICDKVGQSRTGPKDCLRSIMKRVNHKDPHVAMQALTLLGACVSNCGKIFHLEVCSRDFASEVSNVLNKGHPKVCEKLKALMVEWTDEFKNDPQLSLISAMIKNLKEQGVTFPAIGSQAAEQAKASPALVAKDPGTVATKKEEEDLAKAIELSLKEQRQQQTTLSSLYPSTSSLLTNHKHEGRKVRAIYDFEAAEDNELTFKAGELITILDDSDPNWWKGETHQGIGLFPSNFVTADLSAEPEMMKAEKKTVQFSDEVQVETIEPEPEPVYIDEDKMDQLLQMLQSADPSDDQPDLPELLHLEAMCHQMGPLIDEKLEDIDRKHSELSELNVKAMEALSLYNKLMNEDPMYSMYAKLQNQQYYMQSSGVSGSQVYPGQTQGNAYLVAGSAQMGHIQGYNLPPEQLPSLSQGTVTPSASSVIPGQPAQTSYTNAMVGSVAGSTYSNQPSVYSPPPGTVDVAAYQNAGTNMSQVPNYNLAPTALPQTAGSQQAPPQQPQPPPPQQPQHSYSQKALL; encoded by the exons GCCTAAAGACTGCCTTCGCTCTATTATGAAGAGAGTGAACCATAAAGATCCGCATGTCGCTATGCAAGCGTTAACA CTTCTAGGAGCATGTGTATCAAACTGTGGCAAAATCTTTCATTTAGAAGTCTGTTCAAGAGATTTTGCCAGTGAAGTAAGCAATGTGTTGAATAAG GGTCATCCAAAAGTTTGTGAAAAGCTGAAAGCCCTTATGGTGGAATGGACTGATGAATTCAAGAATGACCCACAGCTTAGTTTAATATCTGCTATGATAAAAAATCTTAAGGAGCAAGGAGTTACTTTCCCAGCTATTGGTTCACAG GCTGCTGAACAGGCAAAAGCAAGTCCAGCTCTAGTTGCCAAGGATCCTGGTACAGTAGCCAccaaaaaggaagaggaggatttAGCTAAAG CTATTGAGCTGTCACTAAAAGAACAAAGGCAACAGCAAACAACGCTTTCCAGTTTGTATCCAAGCACCTCAAGCCTTTTAACAAACCACAAACACGAGGGCCGAAAGGTTCGTGCAATCTACGATTTTGAGGCTGCTGAAGATAATGAACTAACTTTTAAAGCTGGAGAACTTATAACTATCCTTGATGACAG TGATCCAAATTGGTGGAAAGGTGAAACTCATCAGGGTATAGGATTGTTCCCATCTAATTTTGTAACTGCTGATCTTTCTGCTGAGCCTGAAATGA TGAAAGCTGAGAAGAAAACAGTGCAGTTCAGTGATGAAGTTCAAGTAGAGACAATAGAACCTGAGCCAGAACCAGTTTATATTGATGAA GATAAAATGGACCAACTATTGCAGATGTTACAAAGTGCTGATCCATCTGATGACCAGCCAGACCTCCCAGAATTGCTTCATCTTGAGG CAATGTGCCACCAGATGGGACCACTCATAGATGAAAAATTGGAAGATATAGACAG gAAACATTCAGAACTTTCAGAGCTCAATGTTAAAGCAATGGAGGCTCTTTCTTTGTATAATAAATTGATGAATGAGGACCCAATGTATTCCATGTATGCCAAACTACAAAACCAGCAGTATTACATGCAGTCATCTGGTGTTTCTGGCTCTCAG GTTTATCCAGGGCAAACTCAAGGTAATGCGTATTTGGTGGCTGGGAGTGCACAGATGGGCCACATTCAAGGTTACAATCTTCCTCCAGAACAACTCCCTTCTCTCAGCCAAGGCACAGTTACTCCATCTGCCAGCTCAGTAATTCCTGGTCAGCCTGCACAGACATCTTacacaaa tgcaatgGTTGGTTCTGTTGCTGGAAGTACCTACTCTAACCAGCCTTCAGTTTATAGTCCACCACCTGGTACTGTTGATGTTGCTGCTTATCAGAATGCTGGAACTAATATGTCCCAGGTGCCAAACTATAACTTAGCACCTACAGCTCTGCCACAGACAGCGGGTAGTCAGCAAGCGCCTCCACAGCAACCACAGCCTCCACCACCTCAACAACCACAGCATAGTTACTCACAGAAGGCTCTGCTATAG